From one Streptomyces sp. Q6 genomic stretch:
- a CDS encoding IS630 family transposase, whose product MAEPVRVRRLTDQEGQKLQQIVRRGSTSSVRYRRAMMLLASAGGNRAPVIAKLVQADEDTVRDVIHRFNEIGLACLDPRWAGGRPRLLDRDDEDFVIQTAITRPTKLGQPFTRWSLRKLVAYLRKVHGRVIRIGREALRGLLARRGVTFQRTKTWKESPDPDREAKLDRIEEVLHRFSDRVFAFDEFGPLGIRPTAGSCWAERKRPGRLPATYHRTHGVRYFHGCYSVGDDRLWGVNRCKKGAANTLAALKSIRAARPDGAPIYVILDNLSAHKGADIRRWAKKNKVELCFTPTYASWANPIEAHFGPLRQFTIANSHHPNHIVQTKALHAYLRWRNVNARHRDVLAAERRERARIRSEKGIRWGGRPLTMAA is encoded by the coding sequence TGCGCAGACTGACTGACCAGGAAGGGCAGAAGCTGCAGCAGATCGTGCGCCGGGGCAGCACCAGTTCGGTGCGGTACCGGCGGGCGATGATGCTGCTGGCCTCGGCCGGCGGGAACCGGGCACCGGTGATCGCGAAGCTGGTGCAGGCCGACGAGGACACCGTGCGCGATGTGATCCACCGGTTCAACGAGATCGGCCTGGCCTGCCTGGACCCTCGGTGGGCGGGAGGCCGTCCCCGCCTGCTCGATCGTGATGACGAGGACTTCGTCATCCAGACGGCCATCACCCGCCCCACCAAGCTCGGCCAGCCCTTCACCCGCTGGTCGCTGCGCAAGCTCGTCGCCTACCTGCGGAAAGTTCACGGCCGGGTGATCCGCATCGGCCGCGAGGCGTTACGTGGCCTGCTCGCCCGCCGCGGCGTTACCTTCCAGCGCACCAAGACATGGAAGGAGTCGCCGGACCCGGACCGCGAGGCGAAGCTGGACCGGATCGAAGAGGTCCTTCACCGCTTCTCCGACCGGGTTTTCGCCTTCGACGAGTTCGGCCCGCTCGGGATCCGGCCCACCGCCGGCTCGTGCTGGGCCGAACGAAAGCGCCCCGGCCGACTGCCCGCCACATATCACCGCACCCACGGGGTGCGCTATTTCCATGGCTGCTACTCGGTTGGGGACGACCGCCTGTGGGGCGTCAACCGGTGCAAGAAGGGCGCCGCGAACACGCTGGCCGCGCTGAAGTCGATCCGTGCCGCCCGCCCCGACGGCGCACCGATCTACGTGATCCTGGACAACCTGTCTGCCCACAAGGGCGCCGACATCCGCCGCTGGGCGAAGAAGAACAAGGTCGAGCTGTGCTTCACCCCGACCTACGCCTCGTGGGCAAACCCCATAGAGGCCCACTTCGGACCGCTGAGACAGTTCACCATCGCCAACTCCCACCACCCCAACCACATCGTGCAGACCAAGGCTCTGCACGCCTACCTGCGCTGGCGCAACGTCAACGCCCGCCATCGTGACGTCCTGGCCGCCGAACGCAGGGAACGCGCCCGCATCCGCAGCGAGAAGGGCATCCGATGGGGCGGACGCCCGCTCACGATGGCGGCCTGA
- a CDS encoding ribosome-inactivating family protein — protein sequence MLAVFAVTLVALFAGVSPAKADTAEGRISHVWYNLYGTGDTPASQYGGFISSLQNAAGHYWWNGIAATQTAGRGDSLIRADLNFNGEELRLWFTPNNLYLRGFTNHNGDTWQFADADYNLGEVMENLSHGPDGGLLPNLGQVQTLSYTSHYNDIVQATDGYSRGNLPYSYSLLYNHAYQLQYGGDGSSTAASLLFMIQYTSEAVRFWDVYGVMVDIMRNGNTYYPALPLRQQELENDWSQLSNYARNLQAGRNPAPVYVGPNAGTISNSSQLTSRVRMVIGDPSQVNAVGDWWHTEL from the coding sequence GTGCTTGCTGTCTTTGCCGTCACCCTCGTGGCACTTTTCGCGGGTGTCAGCCCCGCGAAGGCAGACACGGCGGAGGGGCGAATTTCGCACGTCTGGTACAACCTGTACGGCACCGGAGATACGCCGGCCAGTCAGTACGGTGGCTTCATTTCAAGTCTGCAGAACGCGGCTGGGCACTACTGGTGGAACGGGATCGCCGCGACGCAAACAGCTGGCAGGGGTGACTCGCTGATCCGTGCGGACCTGAACTTCAATGGCGAAGAGCTGCGCCTGTGGTTCACCCCCAACAACCTTTACCTGCGTGGCTTCACCAACCACAACGGCGATACCTGGCAGTTCGCTGACGCCGATTACAATCTCGGCGAGGTCATGGAGAATCTCAGCCACGGCCCTGACGGTGGCTTGCTGCCCAACCTCGGGCAGGTCCAGACTCTGAGCTACACGTCCCACTACAACGACATAGTGCAGGCTACGGACGGGTATTCGAGAGGGAACTTGCCCTACTCGTACAGCCTTCTGTACAACCACGCCTATCAGTTGCAATACGGCGGCGACGGCAGCAGTACAGCAGCCTCGCTGCTGTTCATGATCCAGTACACGTCGGAGGCCGTACGGTTCTGGGATGTTTACGGCGTCATGGTCGACATAATGCGTAACGGGAACACGTACTATCCGGCGCTCCCCTTGAGGCAGCAGGAATTGGAGAACGACTGGTCGCAACTCTCCAACTACGCCCGGAATCTCCAGGCCGGGCGTAACCCCGCGCCGGTGTACGTAGGACCGAACGCCGGGACCATTTCGAACAGTTCGCAGCTGACGTCGCGTGTCCGCATGGTCATCGGCGACCCCTCGCAGGTCAATGCCGTCGGCGACTGGTGGCACACGGAGCTCTGA